The nucleotide window GCGATAAGAGCCCCCTTTTTACCACATCCGGCGGGAAAAAACAAGAATAAAATAAACAGGATGATCGGGCAGACGGCCAGTCTTCGGACGCAGGGCATCGGCATTTATTTCTCCTCGATCCGGCGGATCCGTTCCAGAATTCGATTCCGGGCGGTCGCCCCCGTTTGCTGCTTTCGTTCCACGGACGCCTCCAGATCGAGAAAACCGATGACGTCTTTTTGAAAATGGTCCGAGAATTTTTGGAGTTCCTTTATGGAAAGCTGCCTGAAATCCCGCCCTTGATCCAGGCAGTAGCGGACGATCCGGCCGACGACTTCATGCGCCTGCCGGAACGGCAGGCCCTTTTCGACCAGGTAGTCGGCCGCCTCGGTGGCGAGCAGGAAGCCGTTTTCGGCGGCCTTGGCGGCGGCCTCCCGCCGCAGCGTGATTCCCGGGATCATCTCGGTCAGGACCGACAGGCTGGTTTTCACGGTATCGACCGAATCGAACACCGCCTCTTTATCCTCCTGAAGATCCCGGTTGTAGGCCAGCGGAAGACCCTTCATCACCGTCAGCAGGGCCATCAGATGGCCGTAGACGCGGCCGGTCTTGGCCCGGATCAGCTCGGGGACGTCGGGATTTTTTTTCTGAGGCATGAGGCTGCTTCCGGTGCAGAAGGCGTCGGGCAGTTCCAGATAGCCGAATTCATCCGTGGACCACAGCACCAGCTCTTCGCAGAACCGGGACAGATGCATCATGAGGATGCCCGCGGCGGCCAGAAACTCGATCGCCCCGTCCCGGTCGCTCACCGCGTCCAGGCTGTTTTCCGTGACGGCGGGAAAGCCCAGGTCCTCGGCCAATTCCTCCCGGTTGATCGGGTAGTTCGTTCCGGCCAAGGCCCCGGAGCCGAGGGGCATGACGTTGACCCGTTGAAAGCCGTCCAGGAAGCGC belongs to Nitrospiria bacterium and includes:
- the argH gene encoding argininosuccinate lyase, producing MKKNSKNKKMWSGRFTAETHRRVEAFTASLPFDRRLYPQDIAGSIAWARALSRAKVLTQDEADRITEGLKAVRITIEEGRAVFEEQDEDIHMAVERLLTERIGELGGKLHTGRSRNDQVALDLRLYLRDEMKHIIEAVKDLQDGLVAKAKSHVDVILPGYTHLQKAQPIRYAHYLLAYYEMLERDRQRFLDGFQRVNVMPLGSGALAGTNYPINREELAEDLGFPAVTENSLDAVSDRDGAIEFLAAAGILMMHLSRFCEELVLWSTDEFGYLELPDAFCTGSSLMPQKKNPDVPELIRAKTGRVYGHLMALLTVMKGLPLAYNRDLQEDKEAVFDSVDTVKTSLSVLTEMIPGITLRREAAAKAAENGFLLATEAADYLVEKGLPFRQAHEVVGRIVRYCLDQGRDFRQLSIKELQKFSDHFQKDVIGFLDLEASVERKQQTGATARNRILERIRRIEEK